The following are encoded in a window of Francisella tularensis subsp. tularensis genomic DNA:
- the murI gene encoding glutamate racemase yields MLDNRPIGVFDSGIGGLTIVKNLMSILPNEDIIYFGDIARIPYGTKSRATIQKFAAQTAKFLIDQEVKAIIIACNTISAIAKDIVQEIAKAIPVIDVITAGVSLVDNLNTVGVIATPATINSNAYALQIHKKNPNIEVYSNPCGLFVSMIEEGFVSGHIVELVAKEYLSYFHDKNIQALILGCTHYPIIKESIAKILDVKLIDPSLQASKMLYSLLFENKLLNTTKSNPEYRFYVTDIPLKFRSVGEMFLQTEMQHLEIVSLDSY; encoded by the coding sequence ATGCTTGATAATAGACCTATAGGTGTTTTTGATTCGGGAATCGGAGGTTTGACAATTGTTAAAAACCTCATGAGTATATTACCAAATGAGGATATTATCTATTTTGGTGATATAGCTAGGATACCTTATGGGACAAAATCGCGAGCTACGATTCAAAAGTTTGCAGCACAAACAGCAAAGTTTTTGATTGACCAAGAGGTCAAAGCAATCATTATTGCTTGTAATACTATTTCAGCTATTGCTAAAGATATAGTCCAAGAGATTGCTAAAGCAATACCGGTAATAGATGTAATAACAGCTGGTGTAAGCTTAGTAGATAATTTAAACACAGTTGGTGTAATTGCTACTCCAGCAACCATCAATAGTAATGCATATGCTTTACAAATTCATAAAAAAAATCCTAATATTGAGGTGTATAGTAATCCTTGCGGTTTATTTGTATCAATGATAGAGGAAGGCTTTGTTAGTGGTCATATAGTAGAACTAGTAGCTAAAGAGTACCTTAGTTATTTTCATGATAAGAATATTCAAGCCCTGATTTTAGGTTGTACACATTATCCAATTATCAAAGAAAGTATTGCAAAAATTTTAGATGTAAAACTTATAGATCCATCATTACAAGCTAGCAAAATGCTTTATTCGTTACTTTTTGAGAATAAGCTCTTAAACACTACTAAATCTAATCCAGAATATAGGTTTTATGTGACTGATATTCCTTTGAAATTTAGATCAGTTGGTGAGATGTTTCTGCAAACAGAAATGCAACATCTTGAGATAGTAAGTTTAGATAGCTACTAA